Genomic segment of Halalkalicoccus subterraneus:
CGCGAGTACCTCCTCCTCAAGAGCCGCCCGGGGGACTGGGAGTTCCCCAAGGGCGGGGTTGAGGGCGAGGAGGAACTCCAACAGACCGCGATACGCGAAGTGAAAGAGGAAGCGGGCATCGAGGACTTCCGACTGCTCGACGGGTTTCGAGACGAGTATGACTACGTCTTTCAGGCCAACGGCCAGACGATCCACAAGACGGTCCACCTGTTCATCGCCAAGTCCTTCGAGGCCTCGGCCGAGCTTTCGACGGAACACCGCGACCTGCAGTGGCGCGACTACGAACAAGCGGTGAACACCATCACACAGGACGGCCCGCGCGACATCCTCGAAGACGCCCACGAGTTCCTCGACGAGGGCGGCTACTGACCGTCCGGGCGCTCCGGTGGCCGGGTGGCTCTCCCTCGGAGCCGTGTCGGGCTCCGAACAGCGCCCGGCTCGCCGAACGAGGACTGAAACGCCCGGGGGCCATAGAACCGCCATGACATCTCGTCTACGGGGGATCCGATGAGCGCGCGGTCCGGTCCGGGGAGGGCGCTCGGACTGATCCTGAAACGCGTTCGGGGCTTCTGGGAGTACTACCGCCGTTATACGACCACCGCGATCCACGCGGCGGCGACGGCGGCGCTGACGGCGTTCGGCCTGTTGATCTTCATCGACCCCTCGTTCGCGTGGCTGGCGATCGCCTCCTACGTCCTCCCGCCGGTGGTGCTCTACGCGATCGGGGTCGATACCGGCGACGATCCATCCGGTGGCGTCGGACGGTCCGATGGCGCCGATCGACCCACGGGAACCCGGGCAGCCGTCGCCGACGGATCGGATCACGACGCCGATTCCGACGGTGCGGACGCGGATGTCGATGGTCCCGACGCGGACCACGACGGGATCGACCGCGACGCGGACGGCCCGGATCTCGACCACGACGGTCCCGACCGCGATAGCGACGGCCCCGATGCCGACGCCGACGGTGCGGACGGGGACGCCGACGGACCGGACCTCGACCGCGACGGCTGAGTGGCTCCCGTCGGGTGGCTTCGAACGACTTAGGCCCGTCGCGGACGGAGCTGTGCGCATGACGTGCGAGCGGATCGACCACGAGTTCGGCTTCGAGCTCCGGGTCTGTCGGTGGGTCGAACGCCGGTGGCCCCCCGAGGGCGGTCGACGGGTGCCGGTCGTGGTTTCGCGCCAACTCGGCACCCGTGACCGGCGCTGGGACACGATCGTCCTCGAAGTCGATTCGGAGGGACTCGAACGCCGCTCGCGCTTCGGCCGCGAGCGGCTCGATTCGGACCTCCTTTTCGTCGTCCGGAACGCGCCCGCCGAGTGGAGCTACTACCGCGACGTCCTGCCGGATCCGGGCTACCCGTGGCGCTACGTTCGAGAATCGATCCACGAGGCCGACGAGCGGGGGATCCTCGACACCAGAAAACGGAGCAATAGGATCGAGATCCGCCGACGGTTCGAGTATCCCGACTGGCTATCGAGAGTCATCGCTATCGAGAACAAACCCGACCTGGACGCGAGCGCCGCCCGCGCGCTGTCGGACCAGTTGGAGCGTGACGTGGCGATGGCGCTCGCCGACGAGGTCTGGGTCGCCACCCGTGCGACGGGCGAGCGCGTCGAACCCGCCTTGCTGGAGGACCTTCCCGTCGAGGTCGGGATCCTCGTCTTCTCGGAGGGCGAGGCGAGCGTGCGCTGGCACCCCCGTCGGCTCCCCCCCGAGAAACCGGGAACGAGGATCACGGAACGTCCCTCGGGAGGCGATCACGACCGCTCGGCCGCCCGCTTCGAGTACGTTTCCTCCAAATGGAAGGCCGACAAACGCCTCGCGATCGCAGAACGCGCCTACGAGCGGGGCTGGCGCTCCTACGTCGACACGATGCGCCCGGACTGTCGACAGTTCGAGGGGCGGATCGATTCCGGGGCGCTCGTCCCCCACTGCGCGGCGAAATGCCACGAACCGACCGCCGTCGAGTGTTCGGGCTCGTGTCCGGAGTTCTCCCCCGAGCCTCCCGCGTGGCGCACGAAGGGCTGGCCCATCGAAGGCGGGCCCGGCAAGGGGATCCGGCGAGTGCTCGACCGCCGCCGGGAGCGCGCCCGCTCGCGAGCGACGGGGGCTACTCGAGGATCTCGACGGTGACGTCCTCGCGGGGGGCCGTCTTCCGGAACGTGGGGACGGTCCGGTACTCGACCTCGACGATCCCCTTTCGCTTGAGACTCTGGAGCGCCGAGCGCACGTCGCCGGCCTCGGGGTCGATTCCGAACTCCGAACGGAGGTCCTGTAGCACCGAGACCACGCTCTGTGAGCGCTCGTCGGGACCTGCAAGCACCTCGAAGACCCGCCCCTGGAGTTCGGGCACGCGGATGACGGTTCCCCCATCGCCGCCCTCGATGCCGGGGTCGACGTCGACGAGGTCCGCGGCGTCGGGCGTGGCCCGGATGAGACTGTCCTCGTCGCGGTAGTAGTACGCAGAGAGCTCGTTTTCGAGGTACTGGTGGACCTCGCTGCCGCTTTCGAGCCCCCAGCGCTCCTGGAGTTCGCCGTTCTTCGTCGGCTGAAGCGCGACGACGTCCGCGAGGCGCTCCGTTGCCTCCTCCGAGAGTGTCATTGCCGGACGCTACGGGGAGGTGATACGTTATTCGTTCGTTCTCCGATTGGCCAACGCTTAGGGCGGCGGCGGACGTCGTCGCGTCCATGACGGACAACGTCACCATCGAACGCGAAAACGACGTCGCCACGATCACGATCGACCGCCCCGACAACCTCAACGCGCTCAACGTCAACACCCTCAAAACGCTCGATCACGCCCTCGACGAGACCGAGGACGCCCGCGCGCTCGTCCTGACGGGCGCGGGCGAGGACGCCTTCGTCGCCGGTGCGGACATCGAGTACATGAAGGAACTCTCCGTCGAGGAGGCCATGGCCTACGCCGAACTCGGCCACGAGATCTGTGATCGAATCGCGACCCACTCCGCACCGGTGATCGCCGCGATCAACGGGTATGCCTTCGGTGGCGGTTGTGAGCTCGCGCTGGCCTGCGATCTCAGAGTCGCGAGCGAGAACGCCGTGCTCGGCCAGACGGAGATCGATCTGGGGATCGTCCCCGGCTGGGGCGGTACCCAACGCCTCTCGCGGCTCGTTGGCGACGCAGCGGCGAGGAGAATGGTTTTCCTCGGTGAGCGACTGGACGCCGAGGCCGCCGCCGAGATCGGGCTGGTCGGCGAGGTCGTTTCCCAGGAGGAC
This window contains:
- a CDS encoding DUF5797 family protein — its product is MTLSEEATERLADVVALQPTKNGELQERWGLESGSEVHQYLENELSAYYYRDEDSLIRATPDAADLVDVDPGIEGGDGGTVIRVPELQGRVFEVLAGPDERSQSVVSVLQDLRSEFGIDPEAGDVRSALQSLKRKGIVEVEYRTVPTFRKTAPREDVTVEILE
- a CDS encoding DUF5787 family protein, with protein sequence MTCERIDHEFGFELRVCRWVERRWPPEGGRRVPVVVSRQLGTRDRRWDTIVLEVDSEGLERRSRFGRERLDSDLLFVVRNAPAEWSYYRDVLPDPGYPWRYVRESIHEADERGILDTRKRSNRIEIRRRFEYPDWLSRVIAIENKPDLDASAARALSDQLERDVAMALADEVWVATRATGERVEPALLEDLPVEVGILVFSEGEASVRWHPRRLPPEKPGTRITERPSGGDHDRSAARFEYVSSKWKADKRLAIAERAYERGWRSYVDTMRPDCRQFEGRIDSGALVPHCAAKCHEPTAVECSGSCPEFSPEPPAWRTKGWPIEGGPGKGIRRVLDRRRERARSRATGATRGSRR
- a CDS encoding enoyl-CoA hydratase/isomerase family protein, yielding MTDNVTIERENDVATITIDRPDNLNALNVNTLKTLDHALDETEDARALVLTGAGEDAFVAGADIEYMKELSVEEAMAYAELGHEICDRIATHSAPVIAAINGYAFGGGCELALACDLRVASENAVLGQTEIDLGIVPGWGGTQRLSRLVGDAAARRMVFLGERLDAEAAAEIGLVGEVVSQEDLDSVVEEMAQQLAAKPRFALAAAKEALNQVHEGPQSAGLDYEKRLWSGLFGTDDQREGMAAFVEKRDPEFE
- a CDS encoding NUDIX domain-containing protein translates to REYLLLKSRPGDWEFPKGGVEGEEELQQTAIREVKEEAGIEDFRLLDGFRDEYDYVFQANGQTIHKTVHLFIAKSFEASAELSTEHRDLQWRDYEQAVNTITQDGPRDILEDAHEFLDEGGY